The nucleotide sequence AGACACATTCTTGTGCCTTTTGGTTCTCCGCGATGACCCAATTAATGTGCATGTTCGAATTAGCTAGATTTGATGAGTGAGTCCGATATCATTATGATCAAAGAGGCAATGCTTTGTTAATCTTTATAGAATATTGCTCAAGTTATGGTCATCCAATCTCTCTGATCGAGACAACACATGACTTATTATAATAATTAACTATACTCGAAACAAGATTGAGGAAAAGATTGAAGTTGGTTTTTTAAGAACTTAATTAGTGCCTTTTGTAGCTGGATTAAGTTTGGTGTGGCCAACCTAATTGAACttagttttttctttttttttctaaaaaaataaaagatcgaGAAAATGGTCAAAATTCTTCCATAAAACTTGCAATTCAAATAAGAGGGAGATGAAATAACAAGAGGAATAAAGAGAATGTGACAACAAATGGCACACGCCAAAAATCAAACCACTGTGCCAAGACCATCAGCAACaactctgaaaaaaaaaattacaaccaTTGCAGTGACAGCAAGAAACAGAGCATCTCTGTTGCCTATTCTCCTCTAGCCCCTCCTCTGCTTCTGCACCCCTTACCGACTCCCATCCTTCAGTCCACCAACCAAATCTCCTCTATTCCATGTCAATTCTCTCAATCTTTCCCTTGAGCATGTGGGAGTTGCACGAAGGTTGACCCCGCAACAACCGAAGCTGGTGTTGGAGTGGAGCTTGCGGGTGTCGGTGGGGAGGTGGCGACGGCGACGGCGGAAGGTCGAGACATCGACGGGGGCGGTGGAAAAAAAGGGTCTTTCgttaggaagagaaggaagaaggcagaAGCAGAGCATGATCAGCACTGGAGCCTACTGGGGGGGGGCAAttgagaggaggagaagggagaatgGAGGATCGGTGTAGGTTTAGGTTtggtgtttattattttttatgttttttttttcatgtgaAATGTTGATTGGTTAGGTGAAATGACGTTTTTTTTTCGTATTTTTTCACGTAGGTAATTAATGACCGCCAACTTAGCATTTGCCGGCCAAAAATTTCAATTTATACAAATTACAGGACCAAAACTATAATTTTCTCATTTATATACAAATGGAGAATTTCAAAAAAATAACCTAAAGATGTATAAAAGATGATGATTTACTCTATTCCTTTGATTTCTtaaataagattaaattcatgcacatctttcttgaTTACTCATTTGGCTAACTTTTTACATTTCTTTGCCTCCAGTTTTGTAGACACAGAGATCCTTTTGATATTATGGTTGGTCCCGACTATACAAAAAGTTGCTCAGATATTTTGACGTTCTAGTTCctggtttaatttaattttgtttcattgtatttatattttgtttCAGGTGTCATCTTACTTGTATAGTTTTGTTGTCTATGAAAAAGATGATATATATAAAATAGGATAAATTTCCAGATTATTATGTTTAGATGGTTCTTAGGGTTTCTTTTTATTATATCATCATCGAGTGGGGTACCGAGAACTGTACCCCTGACACTATCGGCCGGTATAGTATAGATATCAGCAAGAAGCCTCAATCACAATGATAAGTGCATTCCCCGTGGTTCTAAATAGCAATATGTCTCCATTGTCAATTAATAAGACCCTCCTCTTGAAGCTAGGTCGCTccttttttaaatgtttttgcaACCATTGTTGGCTTAAATTTGGAAACAACGAACTGAAAAACATGTCAATTAAGTTCCCAGCTTGGCCGCTCAGTGTCACCTTCTAGTGTTGAGACTCATTATTCAGCAACTGGCCTGAGAGAAAGCAGGTAGAGGAAATTGGTGTTCTGTTGGATCATTCACTCTTTAAGAAATACATGTGAAGATGGCCATCGCTGCTTAGTTTCGTGTAGTTCTTTATTTTGCTCTTAATATGTTTGTTTTACATGAAATTTGGCAGCATGCATGACCTCTGTATTAACCTtttttttagagaaaaaaaaaatctctcggACGTATTCAAATCGTAGGTGCCATCTATACTAACCGACACTGAAGTCCATTCATCACATTAAGAATCGATTATCCGGTTAGTCTTGAGTCAAGACAATATATATATGCCACCTGCTCAAAACTGCTTCACTTTCCTATGCAGATAAGCAACTAATCAATCCTTTTCCACTTTGCTCCGAGGTAGCCGTAATACAATTGCTGTACGCATGTTCTCGCTTACTTAATTTACACATCTGTACAGTAATCATATTAGTTTAGTGGAGAAGGTCTTTACCTAGCAACTTAAGATACAGCAGCGCTTTAAATTGTCAAACCTATTACTATATAAGATTCTATATTTATATACATCAGTATTCATCCAGTACTGCAAATGGTAAACTACAATTGTGTTTAGGAGCTGCCAGTTGAAGATGTTGCAGTATTGCAATATTCGTCGTCGTCATCCTCGTCGAGATCATCAAAGCCCCAAAACTCTTCTTCCTCGACCTCCTCAGGCATATTCCATCGATCTTGCAAAATCTCGCCACCCTCCAGGATCTCCATTACCTGCCAAACAAACCGTTTTATATTTACAGTTGCAGTTACGTGAAACCAGAGATTTTTAAACTACTTGTCTTTGTTTATTCTGCATcttaactcttgtttataaaattataaGTCATCAAAAGCCCGTGACTAGTATTCCTCGTGCCTATAAGAGAGAACGAGGCAATTAATATACTTCTGATGATGAAGCTAGGGGTAAGAGAATCTTCTATgttggttcttttcttttatgacCTCAAGACGAACTCGATTTTTTGAACCCACAGATGTGAAAGCCTTTTTCCATGTTTACATCACTAAGATGTTACATCTTCCCTTATATTATAAGTATTCACCAAGTCTACGCTTGGTGAAGGTTTCACGTTACTCTCACAAAACTTCCCACTCATCAGTTAGCAATAAAGCTCCATCAGGGAATCAATAGGAGGATGGAATTATGCGCATGAAAACAACGTATAACCAAACGATCTCAGTGAGGAGGCTTGCGTTTTCTAATCACCTCCAATTTCAACTTACAATTATTGATGAAATCGTACAAGACGACAGGAAACTTGCAATGACTAGAAGCCACGCAAATACTGACAAATACTGCATAATCAAGTGAAGCTTCCTACTTGCATTTGGGCtgaattttatcattttataatgaaGTTCATAATTTACTGTCGAGATTAGACTACTTGTGGCAGACAGTAAGTTACCTCAGTCATGGAAGGTCGCAAAGCTGCAGTAGCTCTGATACAAAGAGAGGCCGATAAGGCGACCCTTTTGAGCTGTTCCATGTCGTAATCATCTCCTAATCTTGGATCGACTAACATTTGTACCATGCCATCATTTAGAAAAGGCCTCGCCTGCAAAGACGTGGAATTACTCGATCAAGGTACTCAGGTGGTTAAACTTATCTTGATGTATTCATGGAGAAAAGTTACACTTACCCAGCTAAGCAAGCTTTTATGGGAGCCATCTACCGGCTTCCTACCCGATATGATCTCTAACAGGAAGACACCAAAGGAGAAGACGTCGGTCTTTTCGTCCACAATACCGTGCATGAAGTACTCCGGCGCCACACAACTGTTGATAGCATGAGCTCCACTTAAGAGACAGATCAATTTAAATTGTATCCAATTTCATAGTTGCTATATATCGAAGCCAAGACTAAGTTTGAGGTGTGTACCCAAATGTGCCTTGTATTGGCCCGACGGCGCGATAAGCCCACTCCGACGGAAGCCATTTGGCAAGGCCGAAATCCGAAATCTGAGATGGAGAATTTGTTTTGGTTTCGAGAACGCAATAATTTAGCAAGGAGCGATCGACAAGGTTACTACCTGGGCTTCAAAGTTTGTAGTGAGGAGGATGTTTGAGGCCTTGATGTCCCTGTGGATGATCCTTCTCTGGCATCCCTTGTGCAGGTAATGAAGTCCCCTAGTCGTTCCAAGCGCTATGTTGTACCTCAACCCCCAAGCCATCGGCGGTGAATTCTCATCTGCAATAGTTAGAAGAGCACACTCCAGTCCAGTCCAGTCCGTGGGCGATCATGCCACAAGTTCTATTTGCAACTTAACTAATGTTACCATGGAGATTGGATGATACGGAACCGCGAGAAGAGAACTCAAAGATCAAATGGAGGTCACGATCGATGCAGCAGCCCAGAAGAAGGGAGACATTGGGGTGGCACACATGGCCGATGGTGCCGAGCTCCGTCAGGAAATCCTTCTCCCTTTTCTCGTCCGACGAAGTCCTCATCAGCCTCTTCACGGCGATCACCTGCCCGTCCTCCAGCACTCCCCTGTACACCTCCGCGTACCCGCCTCTGCCCACCGCGTTATCTACCCCaccccaagaagaagaagaagcaagattaGATTTTGAGGAACAATGCCGACTGGAAGAGAGCTCCAATCCTTTAAAAGATTAACCTTTGTGGAAACCATCGGTAGCCTTGTAGATTTCTTCGTAGGCGAAGCATCTCCAGCTCGGTTTCAGGGGCGGTTTCAAGTCGGGAACAGGGGAGACGGCCTCCTCTTTGCACTCTTCCTccttgctcctccgtccaatggtAGAAAGAAAGCGCTTGAGGCTTCCGCTTCTGGTGTAAAGCTGCCTCATTCTTCCTCTCTGCaacaagagaagagaaagaaaaggcgGACCAAAGAGAGAAACTCTGAACTGGAAGGAGATGGATTGGAACTAATGGCTTTCAAAACAGTGTAGTAAGAAAAAGCTGAGGCGATCCTTTGCTTTCCTAGGGATACAATTATACAAAGGAAGCATCGATCGCAACTGGCTGTACTCTGTTGGTATCTGTTCTTGGGTTGCAATTAAGAGGAAAAATAAAGGATGACAAGTCTAACAAGAACTTAAAGATAACATAAATTCTCCACAGAATTAATTTTATGAAACGAACTTGTCCTATCTATTGATTCCGCCATGAGAATGATGGTTGTGATAAAAGAAACTTTTGTGGTTTACATGCTTCTACTTGGATTGTCAATATTATGTTGGGTATAAAACTTTCAAGTCACTCTATGTATAATAATTGGAGTTTTTATAGAGTTGTTTACTTAGAAAGTTGTATTTAAAATGTTAATCTGCTgcgttttttttttaatcttgtgCAAGAGCGATCTGTCTTTTTTCATGAGTCGCTTGTCAAATTTCCTTTATCTAGGAAGACCTTAAGAAAAGTCCGCTGttataaaattcctaaaaatattttgaatattcATTAAAATATTCCTCCCACTTAAGGTTAGCCGCTATTAGTGATTTATCTCTTTCATATTAATTTGGAGATGAACTAGCAAAAACATTGGGGGTGAGCAAATCATCTTTTGTCACTATGAATTATCGTTTGGGTAGCTGAGGGTATAATCAAGTTGGTTATAacatgataaatttattaaattgagtAAGGATTGAATCCCGATAAAAATCAAGAAATTATTCTATCATGTGATGATCAACTTTAGTTTCTTGATTTATTCCTTCCTAATAGTGTGGGACAATTATGGAAGGCCGCCAGCATGACGGATTTCACTTTAATTGCAGAATGAATTATCGTTGGAGTAACCCGAACATTGGTATAATGATTTAGCATTTCAAGAAGTTAATTAGGTAGGGTCAAATTTTAGTTGCGGTGCATTACTGAGATGTTTCTCAAGTGGGATGATAACTCTAAGAACATTGGCCACTTAGATGTGTTGAGTTGTAATAGTTACAAAcaaagttccacattgaaaacacataaaaaagattataaatttataaaggaaaaatatcttcattaataTAAGACTTTTtagataaaatataaaaataaaattataagactTTAACCTAAAGTGAATAATAATATATTGTCGACTATACATAACGATTCAAATAACTATTTAGGTaaccaaaataatttttaatattgaaaatatatttatatcCATTGGActttaaattttctgaaaatatTCCACTGCCCTTGtaataacttttatatttttctaataaattttcatttttttaatgtaATTATAATTATGCTTTGATAattctaatatttttaaaatctgaatatataaaattatattttgattaaatacaattttatttattcatgCAATCATTGTTATACTTTCTAATGATACTTACTAacatttaagaataatttttgaagttttgaattTGTTGATGCGGACTAAATTTTATGTTGAGAGGCAgggtctattattattattattattattattattattattattattattattattattatttagatcTGACTAATCAACCTGATTCCATAAAAGATTTTATCagtcattaaaataaatttaaaaaatataaatagcaGTCCAAACCATATAATGATCTAGCAGTTACAGTGATTCAAACGTGAAAAGACAAATTTCTTATGCTAGTTTTGAATCCGGGATACATAAAAGCCCATAAAGATCATTGaagattttatattaaaattttccttggtAGAACTTGATTGATAAGCTAGCTCAGGGGCCATGTCGCTGTGTGCGCGACAGCTATCAACAGCTTCAAATTGGGTCCTGCTCGGTTAGTCGGTTGCATCAATTGTTCAATTATTGGgacttgtatttttttaaaaaaatttattataaaaactGCCTGGCTCACCAAATCAAGTATAATAGATGAGTGAAAGGGCAAATCATGAAGTGAGAGCTATTAATTGTATTTAGGTTAGATGACACGCATCTGCCTCGTTCTTTAATTTATGCGAATTAGGCCGAACATGTTATTTGGCATTGGTAAAGGCACGTACACTAGCTCTTTAAGCCTAGGTTTATAAATCAGTCCAGTGTCGGACCAAGTTAATTTAATTGGATGGAGtagttaattaaactttttgtTACAACTACGTCAATGACTTTATATACGTGTCCACCAGCGAAGTTATTAGATTAATCTTTGGAATGTAAAAAATAATGCGAAAGTATAGAAAACTTAAATGTTTTGCGTATGTAGGGACAATAATGGGTTCAGTTAATATATAGTTTTTTTATCCTACAAAATTAACTCGAATTTAACGAAATAAACTGTCTCAATGTTTTGgtttttcaaactaaattttgCTCAAAGATGATATGTAGAACCACCCAATCCATGTGCCTtggtttttattgattttttctaaaaaaatctcACCACTAACTctcttcttttaaaaaaaaaatattctaaaacaaAAATGTCCTTTTCTATTTGCCTAGTGTTCCATAGTTTTTATTTGCACCTAGGAGAACTTTTATGTTCTAGAAGACtatattttacttttttattttttgatttattaaaaacacaaaaacataaaaataacttCTGACACAATATCATCACATGAATTTGATTTCTATATGATACTGAGGTAAATAAGGCTCTACATGGTAGACTATTTATTTGGTTAAAGAGTCATATGGTATAATTCGGGACTTGATCAATAGACTCCATGTTGCGCATGTACTACCAAGTCAAATAGTTTCCTAAGCCCAAGCGGAGTGCAAGCATCCAGTGGTTGCCCGAGTGGCTTACTCCGAGCACTCGCCAGGGCTCATTGTCCACTAAAGCACCATCCTAACTGTTCCACTGCCTGATCCTGAGTGGACTCCAAGTATTCTGGAGCACCATATAGaaacacattatgtgcttttttTTCTCTCAAATTGACATTACTAAGTCTCATCTAGCTAGGTCCCACGGGATGCCCTCTTCCCACACACACACACGCGCACACACACACAAATCATGCATTTTTGCCGAGCATCTGTCTAGGAGTGGGGAAAGGGGGCACTCTTCCATATAATTTTGTTGAGCACCTAGATTATGCTGCTGAATATCACTTCATCCACTAAGATCTCTCAACGCCCGAACACTCATCGTCCAACCACTTCTACTCAAATGGGGTTGTTCTCAAGATGAGAGGCTCCGTCATTCTGCTCAGTTGAGGCTTCACCATTCGGCTCAATCATGTGGAATCGGCACTCTTGCTCATCACCTCTAAGCTCTGCTGACCCAATGCTCTTGTTCATCTCCTCTTGGTCCCACTGAACTAACACTCTTGCCAAGTCGGCTCAGTTTTGCTGAACTGACACTCTTGTCCAGTTTGTTCAGCTTCACCTAACTGACGCTCCTGCCTAGTCAGCTCAGCTCCACCAATCTGACGCCTCTCAGTTTAACATGCCAAAACCTTCAGTCCAACTACCCCGACTAGTCAATAATACATGGGACAACACATGAGCTATCATAACACGTGAGACATCATGTGGGCTGACATAGTACGTAGAACAACATAGCTCACAAGGCGTACAATAACTTGATGCAGCATGGCCCTCTGCAATACAAAACGTGGGTGACATGACTGTAGATACGATGTGacatctttcttaccaagttATGGCATCCCATCAATTAATACCTAGAAGAGAGAAGTATCAGGTAGTAGTGATATAAAAGGAACTCGCTCTTGTAGCCAAAGGTATGCATGCACACGCCTACATACTCACAAACCAATGACACTTCTCACTTACTGATCTTCTTTTCCACCTCCCATTGTCAAAGATCTGACTTAAGTGTCGGAGTGGTTGACCCGAAGCACCTCTGACCTTCATTTTaaccctctctctctctttctttagCTTCCCAGAAAATCTAGCATGTTGGTCTTCTTTGGAGCTCGACGACTTCATCAATATAGAAGACAACTGTCTAACGGCTCATTTATCGACTATTTCAGGCAAGAACAAATTGACATCATCTCtgagaactctaagttgagaccCTAAAGTAAGATGTTGAGATTGCTAACACTATATAAATCATCTAGAATAAAGGCAAATATGTCAATGAAAGAGGATCAGTGGAAAAGCGTTATATGTTCTTGTCAACATCGAGCAAGAAATCATAGAcattttttctccaaatagggTTGGCTTTAGCATTCAAGAAGGAGTGTGCTAGGATATCAACATGTTATTTCATATACAAGTTGGATAGTTAGGAGATTGAAGCAAACTAATATCTCTTCTCCATATCTCCTCCGTCTTTGCAGTGGAGGAAATTAGAGGAAATTCTTCCCATATTGGTCTTCCACCCGTCCCATGCTTGTCGTGTTCAAAGAAAGTCTACCGGTTTCAAGCACTCCATTCGCTTCCTTCAAAGCCATCTCCAAGTGGAGGTATTGTTTTTCCATCTGTTGTTTCTTGGCTAGCTCGCCTTCCTCCATCCCTCTAAGTCCCAAGCAAGGTAGCTTGGCTCAGCCAGACAAGACAACCTAATCTTCCAGGCGACTCGACTCGACCATACAAGACATTCTAATCTTCCAGTGAGCTGAACTTGGTTAGATAAGATAGTCAATCCTCCAGGTAGCTCGACTCTGTCAGACAAGACAGCCCAGTCTTCTAGGCAACTCGATTCGGCAGATAAGACAACCCAATTTTCCAAGCAGCTTGACTTGGTTAGACAAGGCAACCCAGTCTTCCAAGTAGCTCGACTCGACTACACAAGACAACTCAGTCTTATAGGCAACTCGACTCGACTAGACAAGATAATTCCAGCCCAACTCAACAAAACAAGGTAACTCAGTCTTCTAGACAGTTCAATACAAGCAGCTCATTCTTAATTTTCTACTTGATAGTTTTAGATTATCATCTCAAGCTATCTCGACACATAAGTTTGAACTTAAATtctatgaattttaatttagaatataTCCCTCTTTTTTTATCAAGCAAAAAGGTTGACTCCCTCAGACTCTTGTGTCTCCACGAAATTTGATCCCCTGAGACCAACAGTGTCCAGTTAGCAATTTTATTTTCAGGATTCAATCTCTTCCAATTCAGATATAGTCGCGGATCAAGAATACATCTCCTAGTCTCGAACGAGCGGCATCCATTAGCAATAGCCCTTTTTAGATTCCAATCTCTGCTGATTCAGACATAGTCACAGATCGAGCTCATATAAGTCACTTGGTCTCGAACGAATGATGCCCATAAGCAATTGTCTTTTTCAGGATCTAATCTCTCTTGACTCGGATATAGTCGCATATCGAGCATCTATATCCTCCTGGTTTTGGATCTGTGGCATCCATCAATAATTTCCCTTTTAGGATCCAATCTTTCCTAACTCAGATATATTCATAGATCGAGCATTTATATCCCTTGGTACAATCTCGGATAAATAACGTCCATCAACATTGTTCTTTTCAGGATCCAATCTCTTCCGACTTGGATATAGTCACGAATTGAGCATTTATATCTCCTGGTCTCAGACAAGCATCATCCATCATAACTTATCTTTTTTAGGGTCCAATCTCTCCCAATTCCGACATAATCATGGATCGAGTCCATATATCCCCTTGGTTTGAAACCAACGGTGTCCATCAACAATTGCCCCCTTTTTAGATCGAATCTCTCCTGACTCAAAGATAGTCACATATCAAGCTATTATCTCTCTGACTCCATAGATATTTAGGAGTCGTGAAATCTAATAAAGTCATATTTCTGTTAATAGTAGATACCTCTCCAATTTTTAGGCCCTATAGTCCAGTCAATTAGAGTCTCGCCTCCTCCGACTAGACTTGGGGATGCATATATATGATGTAGAGGTCAATAGGATCCATGTGATGAGCCCTTCACTTGGTCAACATAGGAGCCAAGCAGCATAATTTGGGACTTGGTCAATAGACTCAACATGACATGTTCACTATCGAGCCGAATAATTTCCTAAGCCCGAGTGGAGTGCAAGCATCTAGTGGTTACCCGAGTTGCTTGCTCTCGAGCACTCACCCAAGCACACTGTCCACCTAAGCATCATCCTGATTGCCCTTATGCCTAATCCCGAGTGGGCGAGGAGTATTCTGGAGCACCATCTAGAAGCACAGTATATATTTTTCTTCTCACATACTAACATTACCAAGTCTCATCAAGGTGGGATCCACGAGATGCACtctctccaaaaaaaaaaaaatcacgcaTTAATGTCGATCATCTCTAAGGGGAACTATTTCCATACAATTTTACTAAGCATCTAAATTACGTTGTTGAACACCGCTTCATAAGATCGCTCAATGCCCAAACATTCATCATCCAACCACTTCTACATGAATGACGTTGGTCCCGAGATGAGAGACTCTGTCATTCAGCTCAGTTAATCCAAGATGAGAGACTTCGTCATTCAACTTGATCAAGCCGACCTAATGCTCTTGCTCATCTCCTCT is from Zingiber officinale cultivar Zhangliang chromosome 7B, Zo_v1.1, whole genome shotgun sequence and encodes:
- the LOC122005117 gene encoding probable receptor-like serine/threonine-protein kinase At5g57670: MRQLYTRSGSLKRFLSTIGRRSKEEECKEEAVSPVPDLKPPLKPSWRCFAYEEIYKATDGFHKDNAVGRGGYAEVYRGVLEDGQVIAVKRLMRTSSDEKREKDFLTELGTIGHVCHPNVSLLLGCCIDRDLHLIFEFSSRGSVSSNLHDENSPPMAWGLRYNIALGTTRGLHYLHKGCQRRIIHRDIKASNILLTTNFEAQISDFGLAKWLPSEWAYRAVGPIQGTFGCVAPEYFMHGIVDEKTDVFSFGVFLLEIISGRKPVDGSHKSLLSWARPFLNDGMVQMLVDPRLGDDYDMEQLKRVALSASLCIRATAALRPSMTEVMEILEGGEILQDRWNMPEEVEEEEFWGFDDLDEDDDDEYCNTATSSTGSS